One genomic segment of Brevinema andersonii includes these proteins:
- a CDS encoding helix-turn-helix domain-containing protein codes for MMKQVEKLGQAISLYSEGMTQKEIAQVLDVHPQTISIWKNQYKGTPLDWDIKRLQVQERRKAFPAWIEEKIDEAMKDIDRAIREGIPEEDYIKRLDAFISMKKKYDIAIDKLGEAKRVMEHFILFVKEHHQDVKDIIKETIARYLRQVGQ; via the coding sequence ATGATGAAACAAGTGGAGAAACTGGGACAAGCCATAAGTTTATATTCAGAAGGGATGACACAGAAAGAGATAGCACAGGTGTTAGATGTCCATCCTCAGACCATCAGTATCTGGAAAAACCAATACAAAGGAACACCACTAGATTGGGATATTAAAAGATTACAAGTCCAGGAAAGACGCAAAGCGTTTCCCGCCTGGATAGAAGAAAAGATTGACGAAGCAATGAAAGATATCGATAGGGCGATCCGGGAAGGCATCCCGGAAGAAGACTATATTAAACGCTTGGATGCGTTCATCTCGATGAAGAAGAAATATGATATTGCTATCGACAAGTTAGGAGAAGCGAAAAGGGTTATGGAACACTTCATCCTTTTTGTTAAGGAACACCATCAAGATGTAAAGGATATTATCAAAGAAACCATCGCCCGCTATCTCCGTCAGGTAGGACAATAA
- the terL gene encoding phage terminase large subunit translates to MKKLTRQQYLKTIPLLLDLMDSETTPVGIAGKEKRKKQAKHDFWFFFSHYLPHYADQKSPEFHREMIELLESEKTRIAIAAPRGFAKSVLVSFAYVVWCILFEKRYFVVLVSATDALARDLSDFIRLEFTDNHRILEDFGSLLLGQGSEDDFTANKTRVLARGRKQAVRGFRNRQHRPDLIILDDIEKDEESMSPKTIQKTLDVINRGLVPSLKSGGKIVFIGTILRKRSVSGTLLLSEEEPWNMWERKIYRALEPDGNGGEKSLWEERFSVEFLQEQQRKIGLSAFHAEYQNMPSDEENSLFTESMIREGQREVGAPMALFIDPSVDGIKANDYKAGVLVSKNQDEFIVVDAVMGQGSDHKFFENIINLYQKYQDSILIVAVESNGFQAYFLKELQAFAEKEGVALPLHAIKNTLKKEHRITKLVPLFETNKIVFDGELIRSKTGKLLIEQLLYFPDSVVHDDGPDALEGAIRVLEARTNTKSSFILLPRPEKRTFPHTMFQTPGFF, encoded by the coding sequence ATGAAAAAACTAACGAGGCAACAATACCTCAAAACCATTCCGCTCCTCTTAGACCTCATGGACTCAGAAACAACTCCCGTGGGGATTGCCGGGAAAGAGAAGAGGAAAAAACAGGCGAAGCACGACTTTTGGTTTTTCTTTTCCCATTATTTGCCTCATTATGCAGATCAGAAAAGTCCGGAGTTTCACCGGGAGATGATTGAGTTGTTAGAATCAGAGAAGACAAGGATAGCAATAGCGGCTCCGAGAGGATTTGCGAAATCGGTTCTGGTGAGTTTTGCCTATGTTGTCTGGTGTATTTTATTCGAGAAACGTTATTTTGTTGTTTTAGTCTCGGCAACGGATGCTCTTGCTAGAGATTTATCCGATTTTATCCGTCTCGAGTTTACCGACAATCATAGGATTCTCGAAGACTTTGGCTCCCTGCTCTTAGGCCAGGGGTCGGAAGACGACTTTACAGCCAACAAAACGAGGGTTTTGGCCCGAGGGAGAAAGCAAGCGGTCCGAGGATTTAGAAACCGTCAACACAGACCCGACCTCATTATTCTGGACGATATAGAGAAAGACGAAGAAAGCATGAGTCCCAAAACGATTCAAAAAACATTGGACGTGATCAATCGCGGGCTCGTCCCCTCCTTAAAATCAGGCGGGAAAATTGTGTTCATCGGTACGATATTGAGGAAAAGAAGCGTCTCGGGCACCTTATTACTCAGTGAAGAGGAACCTTGGAATATGTGGGAACGAAAAATTTATCGTGCCCTAGAACCCGACGGGAACGGAGGGGAAAAGTCTTTATGGGAAGAACGGTTTTCTGTCGAATTCCTTCAGGAACAGCAAAGAAAGATAGGACTTTCTGCTTTTCATGCAGAGTACCAAAATATGCCGTCGGACGAGGAAAACTCCCTGTTTACGGAATCCATGATTCGAGAGGGTCAGAGAGAAGTAGGCGCTCCCATGGCTCTCTTTATTGACCCGAGCGTGGACGGGATTAAAGCCAACGACTATAAAGCGGGCGTACTGGTTTCGAAGAATCAGGATGAGTTTATTGTGGTGGATGCGGTGATGGGTCAAGGGAGCGACCACAAATTCTTTGAGAACATCATTAATCTCTATCAAAAATACCAAGACTCTATCCTTATCGTTGCTGTAGAGAGCAATGGATTTCAGGCGTATTTCTTGAAAGAATTACAAGCCTTTGCAGAGAAGGAAGGTGTCGCTTTGCCCCTGCATGCGATAAAAAATACCTTGAAGAAAGAGCATAGGATCACCAAGCTGGTTCCTTTGTTTGAAACCAACAAAATAGTCTTTGATGGTGAATTAATAAGAAGCAAAACAGGAAAATTACTGATAGAACAGCTTTTATATTTCCCGGATTCCGTAGTTCATGATGATGGTCCTGATGCTTTAGAGGGGGCCATACGGGTATTGGAAGCACGAACGAATACAAAGTCTTCCTTTATCCTTCTCCCAAGGCCGGAGAAAAGAACATTCCCGCATACAATGTTCCAGACTCCCGGATTCTTTTAG
- a CDS encoding Panacea domain-containing protein, protein MSKEYSAIEIAKAIIRKCKKHDWNINITKLQKLLYIVYGIYLSENSQVLFDEEPLCLPFGPVFNSVLQLYKQGKLDLREEYPPINDENIQETIERVVRGFGQYGAKTLSEWSHREGSTWDRAHRESDIWGNFIDKDYIKEEFDKFIKSLQNAQKG, encoded by the coding sequence ATGAGTAAAGAATACTCAGCAATAGAGATCGCAAAAGCAATTATTAGAAAATGTAAGAAACACGATTGGAATATCAATATTACAAAATTACAAAAACTGCTTTACATTGTTTATGGAATTTATTTATCAGAAAATAGTCAAGTATTATTTGACGAAGAACCTTTATGTTTGCCTTTTGGTCCTGTTTTTAATTCTGTTTTACAATTATATAAACAGGGAAAACTAGATTTAAGGGAAGAATATCCTCCCATAAATGATGAAAACATACAAGAAACTATTGAAAGGGTAGTCCGAGGGTTTGGACAATATGGAGCTAAAACGTTATCAGAGTGGTCTCATAGGGAAGGAAGTACTTGGGATCGTGCACACAGAGAATCAGATATATGGGGAAATTTTATAGATAAAGATTATATTAAAGAAGAATTTGATAAATTTATAAAGAGTTTACAGAATGCACAGAAAGGTTAA